A single genomic interval of Juglans regia cultivar Chandler chromosome 1, Walnut 2.0, whole genome shotgun sequence harbors:
- the LOC109001348 gene encoding pentatricopeptide repeat-containing protein At5g38730 has product MAAIVCLTNETQLVQAICAIVVKGYWNNLLKPKISSTLTSTTTHQVLLQLSLYSYGPSLPSWAFFKWVESVPNYKHSLQCSWTMIHILTKHKHFKTAQDLLEKIARKDFLSSPSVLNALVRDYDDLDANSQVLSWLVIYYGRSKMTQDAIQVFEHMRIHRFQPHLHACTVLLNCLVKGRMTDMVWKVYKKMLRMGVVPNIHIYNVLIHACCKSGDVENAENLLSEMELKCVFPDIYTYNTLISLYCKRSMHYEALAVQDRMERGGVSPDIITFNSLIYGLAREGRMREAVRLFHDIKDATPNNVTYTTLIDGYLRVNDLEEASRLRKVMEATGLYPGVVTYNTILRKLCEDGRIRDANKLLNEMSERKVEPDTVTCNTLINAYCKIGDMRSALKVKNKMLEGGLKLDQFTYKALIHGFCKVQEMNSAKELLFCMLDAGFSPSYCTYSWIVDSYCNQENEDAVIRLLDDLVKRGLCVDVSVYRALIRRLCRRERVDYAEKIFVLMQGKGILGDSVVYTSLAYAWLKAGKANVASKMLDEMAKRRLMITLKIYKSFNASSAGDNSILPLFWDHVAERGLMSKNIIKECGR; this is encoded by the coding sequence ATGGCAGCCATAGTTTGTTTAACTAACGAGACCCAGTTGGTTCAAGCAATATGCGCAATTGTAGTAAAGGGTTATTGGAATAACCTCTTAAAACCCAAGATTAGTTCCACTCTCACTTCAACCACCACCCACCAGGTACTCCTGCAGCTCTCCCTTTATAGTTATGGTCCTTCCCTTCCTTCTTGGGCATTTTTCAAGTGGGTTGAATCGGTTCCCAACTATAAGCACTCTTTGCAATGTTCATGGACTATGATTCACATCCTCACTAAGCACAAGCACTTCAAAACTGCACAAGACTTGCTTGAGAAAATTGCGCGTAAGGATTTTCTGTCGTCGCCATCAGTTTTGAATGCTCTAGTGAGAGATTACGATGACCTGGATGCAAATTCGCAGGTTTTGAGCTGGCTTGTGATATATTACGGCAGGTCGAAGATGACCCAGGATGCAATACAAGTTTTTGAGCACATGAGGATACATAGGTTTCAGCCTCATTTGCATGCTTGTACTGTGCTTTTGAACTGTTTGGTTAAGGGTAGGATGACTGATATGGTTTGGAAGGTTTATAAGAAGATGCTTCGGATGGGGGTTGTTCCCAATATACACATTTATAATGTGTTAATTCATGCTTGTTGCAAGTCTGGGGATGTGGAGAATGCAGAAAATTTGTTGAGTGAGATGGAATTGAAGTGTGTTTTTCCTGACATTTATACCTATAATACATTGATCTCATTATATTGCAAGAGGAGTATGCACTATGAGGCTTTGGCTGTACAGGATAGAATGGAAAGAGGAGGAGTGAGTCCTGATATCATAACTTTTAATTCCCTTATTTATGGGTTGGCTAGGGAAGGTAGAATGAGAGAGGCTGTAAGGCTTTTCCATGACATTAAAGATGCTACTCCTAATAATGTGACATACACTACATTAATTGATGGGTATCTCAGAGTAAATGACCTTGAAGAAGCTTCAAGATTGCGCAAGGTGATGGAGGCTACGGGGTTGTACCCTGGAGTTGTTACATATAATACAATTCTCCGCAAGTTGTGTGAGGATGGCAGGATAAGGGATGCAAATAAGCTCTTGAATGAGATGAGTGAGAGAAAAGTTGAACCGGACACTGTTACATGTAACACACTGATCAATGCTTACTGCAAGATAGGAGATATGAGGTCTGCATTGAAAGTGAAGAACAAGATGTTGGAGGGTGGACTAAAGCTGGACCAGTTTACTTACAAAGCGTTGATTCATGGATTTTGCAAAGTGCAGGAGATGAACAGTGCTAAAGAGCTCTTGTTTTGCATGCTTGATGCAGGGTTTTCTCCAAGTTACTGCACCTACTCTTGGATTGTAGACAGTTATTGCAACCAAGAGAATGAAGATGCAGTGATAAGACTCCTGGATGACCTGGTGAAAAGAGGTCTGTGTGTTGATGTCTCAGTGTACAGGGCACTGATAAGAAGGTTATGCAGGAGAGAAAGGGTTGACTATGCTGAAAAAATATTCGTTCTTATGCAAGGGAAGGGTATATTGGGAGACAGTGTTGTATACACTAGTCTGGCATATGCTTGGTTGAAAGCTGGGAAGGCAAACGTAGCTTCCAAAATGTTGGACGAAATGGCTAAAAGGAGGTTGATGATAACGCTTAAGATATATAAATCTTTCAATGCTTCTAGTGCTGGTGACAACAGTATCTTACCTCTCTTTTGGGATCATGTGGCTGAGAGAGGGTTAatgtccaaaaatattattaaagaatgCGGCAGATGA